A window of the Egibacter rhizosphaerae genome harbors these coding sequences:
- a CDS encoding inorganic phosphate transporter encodes MLTLAVTDPNVWFLLVAAVFAVLNGVNDGGTLLTLGLKVVGLRLVIALVLLAIMVGLVPALLGTQVASTLAGRLVAFEGPLGQQGLLIGVAGAVIVTMGLARSGLPTSLTLALIGGIAGVGLGAGLPVDYGVVGAVLLAAAAAPLVGALLAYVLSQGALHVRLNGDTTRFVARAHRVAFGLQAVAYGANDGQKMLAVAAVAAGFAVDPVPRNPWMLIGAALAFGLGTLLGLRRFSRIVGGVIPIRPPNAVIGELSAAAAVLGSAALGAPVSMTQAISGGLVGTGVSEGYRRVRWNVAGQILVAWVVTFPLAFALAAAGGLVLR; translated from the coding sequence GTGCTGACGCTCGCGGTCACCGACCCGAACGTGTGGTTCCTGCTCGTCGCGGCCGTGTTCGCGGTGCTGAACGGGGTGAACGACGGGGGGACGCTGCTCACCCTCGGGCTGAAGGTCGTGGGGCTGCGGCTGGTGATCGCGCTCGTGCTGCTGGCGATCATGGTCGGGCTCGTGCCGGCGCTGCTCGGCACGCAGGTGGCGAGCACGCTGGCCGGCCGCCTCGTCGCGTTCGAGGGGCCGTTGGGTCAGCAGGGGCTGTTGATCGGCGTCGCCGGCGCGGTGATCGTGACGATGGGGCTGGCTCGCAGCGGCCTGCCGACGAGCCTCACGCTGGCCCTCATCGGCGGCATCGCGGGAGTGGGCCTGGGCGCGGGGCTGCCGGTCGACTACGGGGTCGTGGGGGCCGTGCTCCTCGCGGCGGCGGCGGCGCCGCTCGTGGGGGCGCTGCTCGCCTACGTGCTGTCGCAGGGTGCGCTCCACGTGCGCCTGAACGGCGACACGACCCGGTTCGTCGCCAGGGCCCACCGCGTCGCCTTCGGCCTGCAGGCCGTCGCGTACGGTGCCAATGACGGACAGAAGATGCTCGCGGTGGCGGCCGTTGCGGCCGGGTTCGCCGTCGATCCGGTGCCACGCAACCCGTGGATGCTGATCGGCGCCGCGCTCGCGTTCGGCCTGGGTACGTTGCTGGGCTTGCGGCGCTTCTCGCGGATCGTCGGGGGCGTCATCCCGATCCGGCCGCCGAACGCGGTGATCGGCGAGCTGTCGGCGGCCGCGGCGGTGCTCGGCAGCGCGGCGCTCGGGGCGCCGGTGAGCATGACACAGGCGATCTCGGGCGGACTCGTCGGAACGGGCGTCAGCGAGGGATATCGGAGAGTGCGATGGAACGTGGCCGGACAAATCCTCGTCGCGTGGGTCGTGACGTTCCCGCTCGCGTTCGCGCTCGCCGCGGCTGGCGGGCTCGTGTTGCGCTAG
- a CDS encoding DUF47 domain-containing protein — MARELTGSVEKELVARLVRQVDLTRQGVMVARSAAVGYSDSVELDERMGHLEHGGDDERAALVAVLSSALMTPFDREDLFRVSRSIDEVLDNLQDFVRELALFGIHDVDFVLILDAVDASLAELGNAVAALTDRPQLVRSALAASKASNQVRRRYQERMAVLLEVETLSPEVMKRRELLRRLDVVGLRLGEAADALADGAVKRG, encoded by the coding sequence GTGGCGCGCGAGCTCACCGGCTCGGTCGAGAAGGAACTCGTCGCGCGGCTCGTGCGCCAGGTCGACCTCACCCGCCAGGGCGTGATGGTCGCGCGGAGCGCCGCCGTCGGGTACAGCGACAGCGTCGAGCTCGACGAGCGCATGGGCCACCTCGAGCACGGGGGCGACGACGAACGCGCCGCGCTGGTGGCGGTGCTGTCCAGTGCCCTCATGACCCCGTTCGACCGCGAGGACCTGTTCCGCGTGTCCCGCTCGATCGACGAGGTGCTCGACAACCTGCAGGACTTCGTCCGCGAGCTGGCGCTGTTCGGCATCCACGATGTCGACTTCGTGCTGATCCTCGACGCGGTCGACGCCTCCCTCGCTGAACTCGGCAACGCTGTCGCGGCGCTCACCGATCGCCCTCAGCTCGTGCGCAGCGCGCTGGCCGCCTCGAAGGCGAGCAACCAGGTGCGCCGCCGCTACCAGGAGCGCATGGCGGTGCTGCTGGAGGTCGAGACCCTGTCGCCCGAAGTGATGAAGCGCCGTGAGCTGCTGCGCCGCCTCGACGTGGTGGGGCTGCGCCTGGGGGAGGCCGCGGACGCGCTCGCCGACGGCGCGGTCAAGCGGGGCTGA
- a CDS encoding dihydrodipicolinate synthase family protein, with protein MHDGLAGVHVAALTPFARDRDRSVATDAYLAHLRWLASHGVDGIVCFGTNGEGPSLSVDEKARLFERLHDEEWPVTLIPTVGEVSLTAALELIRHYNEFPSPAVMVSPPHYFKQIEPGGLRDYYERVLAESAHPVIAYHIPSHAIAVPPEVIGDLPLWGVKDSGGDLAYAEDVLQRGRGVLLGAEPLAWDGLRKGATGLISGLANAVPDRVVALAGAVAEGDEATAKALQVHLAEFRSIVSRNGGPAALKRLAEHRHGHSMGTLRPPLVDAPADLDPEAALAVAAAVSPA; from the coding sequence ATGCACGACGGACTCGCAGGCGTCCACGTCGCAGCATTGACCCCGTTCGCCCGCGACCGCGACCGGTCGGTCGCCACCGACGCGTACCTGGCGCACCTGCGGTGGCTCGCCTCGCACGGGGTCGACGGGATCGTCTGCTTCGGCACCAACGGCGAAGGCCCCTCCCTGTCGGTGGACGAGAAGGCGAGGCTGTTCGAGCGGCTACACGACGAAGAGTGGCCGGTCACGCTCATCCCGACCGTCGGCGAGGTGAGCCTCACCGCGGCCCTCGAACTCATCCGGCACTACAACGAGTTCCCCTCGCCGGCGGTGATGGTCAGCCCACCCCACTACTTCAAGCAGATCGAACCGGGAGGTCTGCGCGACTACTACGAGCGGGTGCTCGCCGAGAGCGCCCACCCGGTCATCGCCTACCACATCCCGTCGCATGCGATCGCCGTGCCGCCCGAGGTGATCGGGGACCTGCCGCTGTGGGGCGTCAAGGACTCCGGTGGCGACCTCGCCTACGCCGAGGACGTGTTGCAGCGAGGGCGCGGCGTCCTCCTCGGCGCCGAGCCACTCGCGTGGGACGGGCTGCGCAAGGGGGCGACCGGGCTGATCTCGGGTCTCGCGAACGCGGTGCCCGACCGGGTCGTCGCCCTCGCCGGAGCAGTCGCCGAGGGCGACGAGGCCACCGCGAAAGCCCTGCAGGTCCACCTCGCTGAGTTCCGCAGCATCGTCTCGAGAAACGGGGGGCCGGCGGCGCTGAAGCGGCTCGCCGAGCACCGGCACGGGCATTCGATGGGGACGCTCCGCCCGCCGCTGGTGGACGCGCCCGCGGACCTCGACCCCGAGGCAGCGCTCGCCGTCGCCGCGGCCGTCAGCCCCGCTTGA
- a CDS encoding diguanylate cyclase: protein MELVFVLFGTAGAVCAGTAVATRLQRFDLAGRLLVAALVTVAWWSLTTVGVLAAGDLEPTLWWVQVPYVAIAALPALLLLFTWAFARVTRALRWFVIALLSLPAAVTVTAAWTSPRHGLLIGFAVSALLLAWAALRIPRGSAPITRTQLLDRMRDPVVVTDERGRVAEGNDSANAVLGCPRREAEGRPAAEVLPGWEHLRRVPDGTRVTLSPPEAAGRVYEVDVNRIVPDSDDDARLLLFRDVTDQVQLHAELERLAVTDPLTGLANRREFLNRLATALRRADRAADLVGLIYLDLDDFKNINDTFGHSIGDRLLEEVARTLTGELRAVDTVGRLGGDEFAVVVDRPTDVADATHTARRLADAIPRALTEAGLPPVAASIGVAVTGADLSASEIIAHADRLMYAAKQREAGTVESTAVALDSDAELGVDVANTGAAPGIGFSPGVKT, encoded by the coding sequence ATGGAACTGGTGTTCGTGTTGTTCGGCACGGCAGGGGCTGTCTGCGCAGGGACGGCGGTCGCCACGCGCCTTCAGCGTTTCGATCTGGCGGGCCGGTTGCTGGTCGCCGCGCTGGTCACCGTCGCCTGGTGGAGCCTGACGACGGTGGGGGTTCTCGCGGCGGGTGACCTCGAGCCGACCCTGTGGTGGGTCCAAGTGCCGTACGTCGCGATCGCGGCGCTGCCCGCGCTGCTGTTGCTGTTCACGTGGGCGTTCGCCCGGGTAACGCGCGCATTGCGTTGGTTCGTGATCGCGCTGCTGTCCCTCCCCGCAGCGGTGACCGTCACCGCGGCGTGGACGAGCCCACGGCACGGACTCCTGATCGGGTTCGCCGTATCGGCGCTACTCCTGGCCTGGGCGGCCCTGCGGATCCCCCGCGGGTCCGCGCCGATCACCCGGACCCAACTCCTGGATCGGATGCGCGACCCGGTGGTCGTGACCGACGAGCGTGGGCGAGTCGCCGAAGGCAACGATTCGGCGAACGCGGTCCTGGGCTGCCCCCGGCGCGAGGCGGAGGGCCGGCCCGCGGCCGAGGTCCTCCCGGGGTGGGAGCACCTCCGTCGCGTCCCCGACGGCACTCGCGTCACCCTCAGCCCGCCCGAGGCCGCAGGCCGCGTGTACGAGGTCGACGTCAACCGGATCGTGCCCGATTCGGACGACGACGCCCGGCTCCTGCTGTTCCGCGACGTGACGGACCAAGTACAGCTGCACGCGGAGCTCGAGCGGCTCGCGGTCACCGACCCGCTGACCGGGCTCGCCAACCGTCGCGAGTTCCTGAACCGCCTCGCCACCGCGTTGCGTCGGGCCGACCGGGCCGCGGACCTGGTCGGCCTGATCTACCTGGACCTCGACGACTTCAAGAACATCAACGACACGTTCGGCCACAGCATCGGCGACCGTCTACTGGAGGAGGTCGCGCGCACGCTCACCGGCGAGCTGCGCGCGGTCGACACCGTCGGGCGTCTCGGGGGCGACGAGTTCGCGGTCGTGGTCGACCGGCCCACCGACGTCGCGGACGCCACCCACACCGCACGGCGGCTCGCGGACGCGATCCCGAGGGCCCTCACCGAGGCCGGGTTGCCGCCGGTCGCCGCGAGCATCGGGGTCGCGGTGACCGGGGCGGACCTGTCAGCCTCGGAGATCATCGCCCACGCCGACCGGCTGATGTACGCCGCCAAACAGCGCGAGGCCGGCACGGTCGAGAGCACCGCGGTCGCCTTGGACTCGGATGCGGAGCTCGGCGTTGACGTCGCGAACACCGGGGCCGCGCCAGGGATCGGCTTCTCGCCGGGCGTGAAGACGTAG
- a CDS encoding DsbA family oxidoreductase: MQVEIWSDVVCPWCAIGKRRFEQALARFPHRDAVEVRWRSFELDPSAPTERPEPLLDHLAAKYGTDRTQAQAFVDRMAGEAAKEGLDFHLDRARPGNTFDAHRLLHLAADRGLQDAVKTRFMVGYLTEGQPVGDPGTLATLAVDAGLGEAEVRDVLAGDAYATEVRADESTARSLGIAGVPFFVVDRAMGASGAQPADTLLQLLERGWEAHNPLTLVGSTEQDGQDGEACGPDGCAPTPTGSATPTASRKA; the protein is encoded by the coding sequence GTGCAGGTCGAGATCTGGTCCGATGTCGTGTGTCCCTGGTGCGCGATCGGCAAGCGCCGGTTCGAGCAAGCCCTGGCCCGCTTCCCGCACCGCGACGCGGTCGAGGTCCGGTGGCGCAGCTTCGAGCTTGATCCCTCCGCTCCGACCGAGCGTCCGGAGCCGCTGCTCGACCATCTCGCGGCGAAGTACGGGACTGACCGGACGCAAGCGCAGGCCTTCGTCGATCGCATGGCCGGTGAGGCGGCGAAGGAGGGGCTGGATTTCCACCTCGATCGGGCACGGCCCGGCAACACCTTCGACGCGCACCGCCTGCTGCACCTGGCCGCCGACCGTGGATTGCAGGACGCCGTGAAGACACGGTTCATGGTCGGCTACCTGACCGAGGGCCAGCCGGTCGGCGATCCGGGCACGCTCGCGACCCTGGCGGTCGATGCCGGCCTGGGGGAGGCCGAGGTCCGTGACGTGCTCGCCGGCGACGCGTACGCCACGGAGGTCCGGGCCGACGAGTCGACCGCCCGCAGCCTGGGGATCGCCGGCGTGCCGTTCTTCGTCGTCGACCGAGCCATGGGTGCGTCGGGAGCGCAGCCCGCGGACACCCTCTTGCAGTTGTTGGAGCGCGGTTGGGAGGCACATAATCCGCTCACCCTGGTCGGCTCGACGGAGCAGGACGGCCAGGACGGGGAGGCCTGCGGCCCCGATGGCTGCGCACCGACGCCCACTGGGTCCGCGACGCCCACCGCGTCCAGGAAGGCGTAA
- a CDS encoding DUF222 domain-containing protein, producing MSPSARAAAAATGGRGVVTADARGGSTGESPPEGHAADAPPEGSRWGGEGPRGDGRRSGDGTDAGPHAERQGSGDFSTGEATHAALELIDQGLDALTSSSFDELDDPELGDLIRRARATRDRIDAVTAEAVTLQRRRTSWRRDGARSQKEWLSEHLGLSRGQASGVLREAEGLAKLPRTRAALARGRLSAGHALVATRAVRDLPAEDHDELDRMVVGEAAAPEPAVGDGTESPADEAPGGADDGDGVADGSGEGEPGDQGSDADDHSGDADDNSGATRRHHGASGNGSPRPPLDPEELRSRLDDYTHAKRGDAMAERERRAWEARRVNASRTADGAPTLDNRLDFVGGETVITAINALAAPKGDDDERTPEQRKADALVELAERALQYDQLPEAGGQRPQVTVVVPLSTLLGEEHAPAAHLDHLGSLSSATARQIACDAEITRVITGPNSAPLDVGRSSRSATRPQRRALAVRDGGCVGCHAPASWCEAHHLRHWADRGSTDLANLCLLCRLCHTHVHQGTRVLVGNATEGFRLEHPSPEATRRRAGSPPDPEGTGRHRKARDPGQAPSGPHGTGHRTSDAGVGRRGAEAGHDATSDSDGPDAEGARNAGRGAGDSEEDRRAAPKVGDPEPEDRASRGESDPGPEDEAARQPRRVSTASESPPTYDRGPTFDSASTYDPGPARDPELGANPRRRAGFEPVVNPPRRAGLKPEADPPSGAASHVRSGNEPSPEDSWRVTPSWTRWASRTQWASVRSHRGRRPPRPGRPAPSSRPG from the coding sequence ATGTCCCCGTCGGCCCGGGCCGCTGCGGCCGCCACTGGCGGTCGCGGGGTGGTGACGGCTGACGCCCGGGGTGGGAGCACAGGTGAAAGCCCGCCTGAAGGGCACGCCGCCGATGCTCCACCCGAGGGCTCGCGGTGGGGCGGTGAGGGACCACGGGGGGATGGCCGCCGTTCGGGGGACGGCACAGACGCAGGGCCGCACGCCGAGAGGCAGGGATCGGGGGACTTCTCGACGGGCGAGGCGACCCACGCGGCCCTGGAGCTGATCGACCAGGGCCTCGATGCACTGACCTCGTCGAGCTTCGACGAGCTGGACGATCCCGAGCTCGGCGACCTCATCCGCCGCGCTCGGGCCACTCGCGACCGGATCGACGCCGTGACTGCGGAGGCCGTGACGCTGCAGCGACGCCGGACGAGTTGGCGGCGCGACGGCGCGCGGTCACAGAAGGAGTGGCTCAGCGAGCACCTGGGCCTCTCCCGGGGGCAGGCGTCGGGGGTCCTCCGCGAGGCCGAGGGGCTCGCGAAGCTGCCGCGCACTCGCGCCGCGCTCGCCCGGGGGAGGTTGAGCGCCGGGCACGCGCTCGTGGCGACTCGCGCCGTGCGGGATCTCCCGGCCGAGGACCACGACGAGCTCGACCGGATGGTCGTCGGGGAGGCCGCGGCACCGGAGCCAGCGGTCGGCGACGGCACCGAATCCCCGGCGGATGAGGCGCCTGGTGGCGCGGACGATGGCGACGGCGTGGCAGACGGAAGCGGCGAGGGCGAGCCCGGCGACCAAGGCAGCGACGCTGACGACCACAGCGGCGACGCTGACGACAACAGCGGAGCTACGCGCAGGCACCACGGGGCCAGCGGCAACGGTTCGCCGCGGCCTCCGCTGGACCCGGAAGAGCTACGGAGCCGCCTCGACGACTACACCCACGCGAAGCGCGGCGACGCGATGGCCGAGCGCGAACGGCGGGCGTGGGAGGCCCGACGCGTCAACGCCTCCCGCACCGCCGACGGCGCCCCCACACTGGACAACCGACTCGACTTTGTGGGTGGTGAGACGGTCATCACCGCGATCAACGCGCTCGCCGCGCCCAAGGGGGACGACGACGAGCGCACGCCCGAGCAGCGGAAGGCCGACGCACTGGTCGAGTTGGCCGAGCGGGCGCTGCAGTACGACCAGCTCCCCGAGGCCGGCGGGCAGCGCCCACAAGTGACGGTGGTCGTGCCGCTGTCGACACTGCTCGGGGAGGAGCACGCGCCCGCCGCGCACCTCGACCACCTGGGGTCGCTCTCGAGCGCGACCGCGCGTCAGATCGCCTGCGATGCCGAGATCACCCGGGTCATCACCGGTCCTAACAGCGCGCCGCTCGATGTCGGACGGAGCAGCCGGAGCGCGACACGGCCGCAGCGCCGCGCGCTGGCGGTGCGTGACGGCGGATGCGTCGGTTGCCATGCTCCGGCCAGCTGGTGCGAAGCACACCACTTGCGCCATTGGGCGGACCGAGGCTCGACCGACCTCGCGAATCTCTGCCTGCTCTGCCGCTTATGCCACACCCACGTGCACCAGGGCACCCGGGTCCTCGTCGGCAACGCCACCGAAGGCTTCCGCCTTGAGCATCCATCACCGGAGGCCACCCGCCGGCGCGCCGGGAGCCCACCCGACCCCGAGGGGACAGGGCGCCACCGCAAGGCTCGCGATCCCGGGCAAGCACCCTCTGGTCCGCACGGTACGGGTCATCGCACGAGCGACGCCGGCGTCGGTCGCCGCGGGGCGGAGGCTGGCCATGACGCCACCTCCGACAGCGACGGCCCCGACGCCGAGGGAGCCCGCAACGCCGGTCGCGGCGCGGGCGATTCCGAGGAAGACCGTAGGGCCGCCCCCAAGGTGGGCGATCCCGAGCCGGAGGATCGTGCCAGCCGCGGGGAGAGCGACCCCGGACCCGAGGACGAGGCCGCGCGCCAGCCGAGACGTGTGTCAACTGCCAGTGAATCCCCGCCGACCTATGACCGCGGACCGACCTTCGACTCCGCGTCGACCTATGACCCCGGGCCGGCCCGTGACCCTGAACTCGGGGCCAACCCGCGGCGACGCGCTGGATTCGAGCCGGTGGTCAACCCGCCGAGACGCGCTGGACTCAAGCCGGAGGCCGACCCGCCGTCCGGGGCGGCATCCCACGTGAGATCCGGGAACGAACCGAGTCCCGAGGATTCGTGGAGGGTTACGCCTTCCTGGACGCGGTGGGCGTCGCGGACCCAGTGGGCGTCGGTGCGCAGCCATCGGGGCCGCAGGCCTCCCCGTCCTGGCCGTCCTGCTCCGTCGAGCCGACCAGGGTGA
- a CDS encoding cell wall-binding repeat-containing protein: MGQRAASSTCTVRWLVVLTAGASLLLQGPVGLIPLAPAEAQEVEAQPHARTLEAASTAEAAPALELDARGAGRLSGDDRYATAARIASAAFPDGVDEAVVATGENFPDALAASGLAGRLDAPVLLTMRDRLPASTAEALATLDVETVHVIGGNAAVAPAVATDLDARGYTAARHAGADRYETAAEIATTFSASDTAIVATGENFPDALAGGPLAFAGPSPVLLVGATVPAATEAALDELGISEVVILGGPAAVSESVEARLAEVTGDAAPRRLAGDDRYETAAEVARYLVDETGGVDGDHALVANGVRNLGVDALAGGPYGGAAGAPLLLLGDEQVPAATGAWLTEQRPGTLEALGGPAVVSDAVFADALELAGIDASGPAPGAEPLACEQAGYPCSWAEADPAILDASVDLALDADARHRDGDALGEVADWLADRADVEAVASGEASLMFRLAGGRPTWVVADEPVGPPDAATATSAPTQPDAPTTASTLPAEPRGVAGDDPDEKSALVLSPYAWDFDQSEGEQVAALLGGTRGYGSVTYHENVYDTSANEARLGVTAADYQSIPDHDVVHLDTHGSYACDDGDCYTRVSTGLDIGDLERDVFTGEVIEVSGGRTGSALSADTFRAMPDTGPQIVFINACETYSGSDLAGALTTGRDTVFLGWDAAVDSADAADAATRFYTDLAERGVTTEEALDTLRDEGLAVDRDGAELRRAEGREDLRLREVATLLASDGTELASTDGLTLGGDDQDVLEVTVEVEGVLPDPGERSDYTVRLEVDGQRSPTSYRLDAAQASRVGDIDGAAIYRVDGAWQLPAGVDTSAPLDLEAVVDLPDGGESRHRVEGVSVAGCWYTVEWSGAGSGSETWVYDDASDDIEDLLSLILVRSDDAGDLTTIQLGAAFSSAETVTEFGDVQAEGALMPAGQTGTVTPPMSHWNDVARFSGTGQLDLTRHESRYLDDLDTTVARRLEGRFHGTLPPDDDEVAGSVTVSGEFVYDVDACRPAGATPPGE; the protein is encoded by the coding sequence ATGGGCCAACGCGCGGCGTCATCCACGTGCACGGTCCGCTGGCTGGTGGTGCTCACCGCTGGCGCGAGCCTCCTTCTGCAGGGCCCGGTAGGGCTCATTCCCCTCGCGCCGGCCGAGGCGCAGGAGGTCGAGGCGCAGCCGCACGCTCGCACCCTGGAGGCCGCCTCCACCGCGGAGGCCGCTCCGGCGCTCGAGCTCGACGCCCGCGGGGCCGGACGGCTCTCGGGCGACGACCGCTACGCGACGGCCGCGCGTATCGCGTCGGCGGCCTTCCCCGACGGGGTTGACGAGGCGGTCGTGGCGACCGGTGAGAACTTCCCCGACGCCCTCGCGGCCTCGGGTCTCGCCGGCCGTCTCGACGCGCCGGTCCTGCTCACCATGCGCGACCGGCTCCCCGCGTCGACCGCGGAGGCGCTCGCGACGCTCGATGTCGAAACCGTGCACGTGATCGGCGGGAACGCGGCCGTGGCCCCCGCGGTCGCGACCGACCTCGACGCGCGCGGCTACACGGCCGCGCGCCACGCGGGAGCCGACCGCTACGAGACCGCCGCGGAGATCGCCACGACGTTCTCCGCGAGCGACACCGCGATCGTCGCGACCGGGGAGAACTTCCCCGACGCGCTGGCGGGCGGGCCGCTCGCGTTCGCCGGCCCGAGCCCGGTGCTGCTGGTCGGCGCGACGGTGCCGGCCGCGACCGAGGCCGCGCTCGACGAGCTGGGCATCAGCGAGGTGGTGATCCTCGGCGGCCCGGCGGCCGTGAGCGAGTCGGTCGAGGCCCGCCTCGCCGAGGTGACCGGCGACGCCGCCCCGCGCCGGCTCGCGGGCGACGACCGGTACGAGACCGCCGCTGAGGTAGCGCGCTACCTCGTCGACGAGACCGGCGGGGTGGACGGCGATCACGCGCTCGTCGCGAACGGGGTCCGCAACCTGGGCGTCGACGCGCTGGCGGGCGGTCCCTACGGGGGTGCGGCGGGCGCGCCGCTGCTGCTGCTCGGCGACGAGCAGGTGCCCGCGGCGACCGGCGCGTGGCTGACCGAGCAGCGGCCGGGCACGCTGGAGGCGCTCGGCGGACCCGCGGTGGTGAGCGACGCGGTGTTCGCGGACGCGCTCGAGCTCGCGGGCATCGACGCGAGCGGGCCGGCGCCCGGGGCAGAGCCGCTCGCCTGCGAGCAGGCCGGCTACCCGTGCTCGTGGGCCGAGGCCGACCCCGCGATCCTCGACGCCAGTGTCGACCTCGCCCTCGACGCCGACGCGCGCCATCGGGACGGCGACGCGCTCGGGGAGGTCGCGGACTGGCTCGCCGACCGAGCCGACGTGGAGGCCGTCGCGAGTGGGGAGGCGTCGCTGATGTTTCGCCTCGCGGGCGGCCGGCCGACCTGGGTCGTGGCCGACGAGCCGGTGGGCCCGCCCGACGCGGCCACCGCGACGAGTGCGCCCACCCAGCCCGACGCGCCCACCACGGCGAGCACCCTACCGGCCGAGCCGCGCGGCGTCGCCGGGGACGATCCCGACGAGAAGTCGGCGCTCGTGCTCTCCCCCTACGCCTGGGACTTCGACCAGAGCGAGGGCGAGCAGGTCGCGGCGCTGCTCGGCGGCACCCGCGGCTACGGGTCGGTCACCTACCACGAGAACGTCTACGACACGTCGGCGAACGAGGCGCGCCTGGGCGTGACCGCGGCCGACTACCAGTCGATCCCCGATCACGACGTCGTGCACCTCGACACGCACGGCAGCTACGCGTGCGACGACGGCGACTGCTACACGCGCGTGTCGACCGGCCTCGACATCGGCGACCTCGAGCGCGACGTCTTCACCGGCGAGGTGATCGAGGTGAGCGGCGGGCGGACCGGCAGCGCGCTCTCGGCCGACACGTTCCGCGCGATGCCCGACACGGGGCCGCAGATCGTGTTCATCAACGCGTGCGAGACCTACTCCGGCTCGGACCTCGCGGGCGCGCTCACGACCGGGCGCGACACCGTCTTCCTCGGGTGGGACGCGGCCGTCGACAGCGCGGATGCCGCCGACGCGGCTACCCGCTTCTACACCGACCTCGCCGAGCGCGGGGTCACCACCGAGGAGGCGCTCGACACCCTGCGCGACGAGGGCCTGGCCGTCGATCGCGACGGTGCCGAGCTGCGACGTGCCGAGGGCCGCGAGGATCTGCGCCTGCGCGAGGTCGCGACCCTGCTCGCGTCCGACGGCACCGAGCTCGCCTCGACCGACGGGCTCACGCTCGGCGGTGACGACCAGGACGTGCTCGAGGTCACCGTCGAGGTCGAGGGCGTGCTCCCCGACCCGGGCGAGCGGAGCGACTACACGGTGCGCCTGGAGGTCGACGGGCAGCGCTCGCCGACGAGCTACCGACTCGACGCGGCACAGGCCTCCCGCGTGGGGGACATTGACGGCGCGGCGATCTACCGGGTCGACGGCGCCTGGCAGCTGCCCGCCGGCGTCGACACGTCGGCGCCGCTGGATCTCGAGGCGGTCGTCGATCTGCCCGACGGCGGCGAGAGCCGCCATCGCGTCGAGGGCGTCTCGGTCGCGGGGTGCTGGTACACCGTCGAGTGGAGCGGCGCCGGCAGCGGCTCGGAGACGTGGGTCTACGACGACGCGAGCGACGACATCGAGGACCTGCTCTCGCTGATCCTCGTGCGCAGCGACGACGCCGGCGATCTCACGACGATCCAGCTCGGGGCCGCGTTCAGTTCGGCCGAGACGGTGACCGAGTTCGGCGACGTGCAGGCCGAGGGCGCGCTGATGCCTGCCGGCCAGACCGGCACGGTGACCCCGCCCATGAGCCATTGGAACGATGTCGCTCGGTTCTCGGGCACCGGGCAGCTCGACCTGACCCGCCACGAGTCTCGGTACCTGGACGACCTCGACACGACGGTCGCTCGTCGGCTCGAGGGGCGGTTCCACGGCACGCTGCCCCCGGACGACGACGAGGTCGCGGGCTCGGTGACCGTCAGCGGCGAGTTCGTCTACGACGTCGACGCGTGCCGCCCGGCCGGCGCCACCCCGCCGGGGGAATGA
- a CDS encoding PGPGW domain-containing protein, whose amino-acid sequence MSTRGLTVSTPAQEGPIRRLRERLVLRAVRPTLDSGEGILDWGHVQSPSERRHGLLVLTDRRCLLSWAGRDEPDVGLPWEDLIGVETAEDAGRGPVLTLATSEQTAVAALPASSKARASRATRLLERVGELADHDCRAPEVQLQRRGLRGHTRRVGVTVAGLALLLVSAAFASPVVPGPGALTALAALALLATEYDWARDLYHWFRTVVESVRARYDAWRERRASRSAVSGSAAGADATTARAGVPGADAAAARSDAPVSGGAAARSSAGTELANLHAGPIRRS is encoded by the coding sequence ATGAGCACACGCGGGCTGACGGTCAGCACCCCCGCGCAGGAGGGCCCGATCCGGCGTCTGCGCGAGCGCCTGGTGCTGCGGGCCGTCCGCCCGACCCTGGACTCCGGCGAGGGCATCCTCGACTGGGGGCACGTCCAGAGTCCCTCCGAGCGCCGGCACGGCCTGCTCGTGCTGACCGATCGGCGTTGCCTGCTGAGTTGGGCCGGCCGCGACGAGCCGGACGTCGGCTTGCCTTGGGAGGACCTGATCGGCGTGGAGACCGCCGAGGACGCCGGCCGCGGGCCGGTGCTGACCCTCGCGACCTCCGAGCAGACTGCCGTCGCGGCGCTGCCCGCCTCGTCGAAGGCGCGGGCGTCGCGGGCGACGCGGCTGCTCGAACGGGTCGGCGAACTGGCCGATCACGACTGCCGAGCCCCGGAGGTGCAGCTGCAGCGCCGCGGCTTGCGGGGCCACACGCGCCGGGTGGGCGTGACCGTCGCCGGCCTCGCGCTGCTGCTCGTCAGCGCCGCGTTCGCGTCGCCGGTCGTGCCCGGACCGGGAGCGCTGACGGCGCTGGCGGCCCTCGCGCTGCTCGCGACCGAGTACGACTGGGCGCGCGACCTCTACCACTGGTTCCGCACGGTGGTCGAGAGCGTGCGGGCCCGGTACGACGCCTGGCGCGAGCGTCGCGCCAGTCGCTCGGCGGTGAGCGGTTCGGCTGCTGGCGCCGACGCGACCACGGCGCGGGCCGGTGTGCCCGGCGCCGACGCGGCCGCTGCGCGGTCCGATGCTCCCGTCAGTGGTGGAGCAGCGGCGCGGTCGAGCGCCGGAACCGAGCTCGCGAATCTCCACGCGGGCCCGATCCGGCGCAGCTGA